The sequence below is a genomic window from Rhodococcus sp. 4CII.
ATCGCGATGCGCAGCCCGAAGCTCATTCCCCGCGGCGTCCAGAACATCGGCGAGATCGCGCTCGACTTCGTCCGGATCAACATCGCGGAAGAGATTCTCGGCAAGGAGCAGGGCAAGCGCTTCCTGCCGGTCATCACCACCATCTTCTTCCTGGTGCTCGCCAGCAACCTCGGCAGCATCATTCCCTTCATCAACATCTCGCCGAACGCGCGTATCGGCATGCCTCTCGTGCTCGCCGCCCTCGCGTACATCGTGTTCAACTACGTCGGCATCAAGAAGTACGGCTTCTTCAAGTATGTGAAGAGCAGCATCGTGGTCCCGGGTGTTCCGCTTCCGCTGCACTTCCTGCTCGTGCCGATCGAGTTCATCTCGACGTTCGTCCTCCGGCCGTTCACGCTCATGGTTCGTCTCATGGCCAACATGCTGGCCGGCCACATCCTGCTGGTGCTGTTCTTCAGCGCCACCCAGTACTTCTTCTTCATCTCAGGTGGCTTCCAGGCAGTGTTCGGTGTGGCCTCGCTTGCCGCCGGCATCGCATTCACCTTCTTCGAACTGCTGGTGATCTTCCTGCAGGCCTACGTCTTCGCGCTGCTCACGTCGGTGTACATCGATCTGGCGCTGCACGCGGATTCGCACTAGCACCACAAGTTTCACGACCAGCTACACCAGAACTGAGCCTCCCGCCGAATCCGGCGGAGGTCAACAGAAAGGGAACGGAACACCATGAGCCTCGCGTACCTCGCACAGGGAGCGGTCGAGACCACCACCACGGCGAAGGGCTACGGAGCCATCGGCTACGGCCTCGCCGCGATCGGCCCCGGCATCGGCGTGGGCATCGTTGTCGGTAAGGCGATCGAGGGTATGGTCCGCCAGCCCGAGATGGCCGGACAGGTTCGTACCACGATGTTCCTCGGTATCGCCTTCACCGAAGCCCTCGCGCTGATCGGCCTCGTCGCCGGCTTCATTTTCTAAGACCGTCACATGGCAGCCAACATCGCATTGCTCGCGGCAGAGGAAGAGAGCCACAACCCTCTCCTCCCCGCGACGTATGACATCGTTTGGTCGATCGTCTGCCTGGTCATCGTTGGTTTCGTCTTCTGGAAGTACGTCCTTCCCATGTTCCAGAAGGTCCTTGCCGAGCGAACCGAGCAGATCGACGGCGGCATCAAGCGGGCCGAAGAGGCCCAAGCCGAGGCGAAGGCGGCGCTCGAGCAGTACCGCGCCCAGCTCGCCGAGGCTCGCACCGAGGCTGCGCAGATCCGTGAGGATGCGCGCACCCAGGGGCAGCAGATCATTGCCGAAATGAAGGCACAGGCTCAGGAAGAAAGCGACCGCATCGTGGCCGCCGGCCACAACCAGCTGGTTGCGCAGCGTCAGCAGATCGTCACCGAACTGCGCGCCGATCTCGGCCGCACCGCGGTCGATCTCGCCGAGAAGCTCATCGGTGAGTCCCTCGCCGACGAGGTGAAGCGGGCAGGCACGGTCGATCGATTCCTGAACGAGCTCGACTCCATCGGCGCAAATTCCGCAGCAGGGAAGTGAGCACCATGTACGCAGCGAGCCGTGAGGCCTTGACGCAGACCCGTGCTGCGTTGTCTTCGGCCTTGGGATCCGTCTCTGCCGGAGCAGCCACAGCGGCCGCGGCCCAGATCGGGGCCGAGCTGTTCTCGGTCGTCGAGATCCTGGACGAACAGCGCACTCTTCGGAGTGCCCTGTCGGACACCTCGACGCCCGGGAGCGTTCGCGAAGGTCTGGCCGAGCAGGTGTTCGGCAGCAAGGTCTCCGCCGAGACCCTCGCCGTCCTGAAGGTGGCGGTGGGCCAGGACTGGTCCGCTACCTCCGACCTGCTCAACTCGCTGGTGCTCCTCGGTCGGGAATCGCTGCTCCGGGCAGCGGCCGATCAGCAACAGCTCGACACCGTCGAGGACGAACTCTTCCGTCTCGGCCGCATCGTGGCCGGTGACCCGGAGCTCGAGCAGGCACTGTCCGACCGTTCCGTATCGGCGAAGGGCAAGCGCGAACTGCTGTCCAAGCTGTTGTACGGCAAGGTCACCGCCGTCGCCGAGGCACTGGCGACCCAGGCAGTGGGCCGGTTGAAGAACTCCGCACCCGCGGACGCCTTCGACGAATTGTCGAATCTGGCAGCAGCACAGCGGAAGGCCGTTGTCGCCAAGGTGCGCAGCGCTGCCCCGCTGTCCAGTGAGCAGTCGGATCGGCTGACCGCCACCCTCACCCGTACCTACGGGAAGCCGGTGACGGTTCACGTGGAGGTCGATCCTGAACTCCTCAGCGGCTTGGTCGTCCGGGTGGGCGACGAGGTGATCGACGGCAGCGGAGCGGGACGTCTCGCAGCGTTGCGGAAGTCCCTCAAGTAGTCCGCAACCGAACCCCATACCCCAGATCTTTTCGAAGACCAGACACCGAGAGCAGGAAAAACATGGCGGAGCTGACGATCTCCTCCGACGAGATCCGTAGCGCGATCGAGAACTACACCGCGAGCTACTCCCCGGAGGCCTCCCGCGAAGAGGTCGGTGTCGTGACCGACACCAGCGACGGCATCGCGCACGTCAGTGGCCTGCCTTCGGCGATGGCCAACGAACTGCTGGAGTTCCCCGGCGGAATTCTGGGCGTCGCGCTCAACTTGGATGCCACCGAGATCGGTGCCGTCATCCTGGGCGATTACGAGAACATCCAGGAAGGCCAGGAAGTCAAGCGGACCGGCGACGTGCTGTCGGTTCCCGTCGGCGACGCCTTCCTCGGCCGCGTCATCAACCCGCTCGGCCAGCCGATCGACGGCCTGGGCGAGATCGAGAGCAGCGAGACCCGCGCCCTCGAGCTGCAGGCTGCCTCGGTGCTCGAGCGTCAGCCCGTCGAGGAGCCGCTGCAGACCGGCATCAAGGCCATCGACGCGATGACCCCGATCGGCCGCGGGCAGCGTCAGCTCGTCATCGGCGACCGTAAGACGGGCAAGACCGCCGTCTGCATCGACGCGATCCTCAACCAGAAGGCCAACTGGGAGACCGGCGACGAGAAGCAGCAGGTTCGCTGCATCTACGTCGCGATCGGCCAGAAGGGTTCCACCATCGCGGGCGTCAAGGCGGCCCTCGAGGAGCAGGGCGCGATGGAGTACACCACCATCGTCGCCGCCCCGGCCTCCGACTCCGCCGGTTTCAAGTGGCTCGCGCCCTACACCGGCTCCGCCATCGGTCAGCACTGGATGTACCAGGGCAAGCACGTCCTGGTCGTGTTCGACGACCTGACCAAGCAGGCCGAGGCCTACCGCGCCATCTCGCTGCTGCTGCGTCGCCCGCCGGGACGCGAGGCGTACCCCGGTGACGTCTTCTACCTGCACTCCCGCCTGCTGGAGCGTTCGGCCAAGCTGTCCGACGCCCTGGGTGGAGGCTCGCTGACCGCGCTGCCGATCATCGAGACCAAGGCCAACGACGTCTCGGCCTACATCCCGACCAATGTCATCTCCATCACCGACGGTCAGGTGTTCCTCGAGTCGGACCTGTTCAACAAGGGTGTCCGCCCCGCGATCAACGTCGGTATCTCGGTGTCCCGCGTCGGTGGCGCCGCGCAGACCAAGGGCATGAAGAAGGTGTCCGGTTCGCTGCGTCTGGAGCTGGCCCAGTTCCGTGAGCTCGAAGCGTTCTCGGCCTTCGCCTCCGACCTGGATGCCGCCTCCAAGGCTCAGCTCGAGCGCGGTGCCCGCCTGGTGGAGCTGCTCAAGCAGGATCAGTACAGCCCGATCCCCGTCGAGGACCAGATCGTGTCGATCTACCTCGCCGGTGAAGGCGTCTTCGACAGCGTGCCCGTCGGCGACGTCCGCCGCTTCGAGGCCGAGCTGCTCGACGAGCTGCACCGCACCGCCTCCGGCGTGTACGAGAGCATCAAGGGCGGCAAGGCCCTCGATGCCGACAACGCCAAGGCGCTGGTCGAGGCCACCGACAAGTTCAAGGAAACCTTCCTCGCGTCCGACGGAAGCCGGGTCGTGAACGAGGCCGAGGCCGAGGCTCTCGACGCCGGCGAGGTCGGCCACGAGCAGATCAACGTCAAGCGCACCACCGTCAGCAAGTGAGCGGCCAGCCCATGATGCTGCGAAACATGAAGGGAGAGTGATCGATCGATGGCAAGCATTCTCGAACTGAGGTCTCGCATCAAGTCGGTCAACTCGACCAAGAAGATCACCAAGGCCCAGGAGCTGATCGCGACTTCGCGTATCACGAAGGCACAGTCGCGGGTCGCTGCGGCGAAGCCGTACGCCGAGGAGATCACGAAGGTCCTGTCGGAGCTGGCGAGCGCGTCCGCGTCGCTGGACCACCCGCTCCTCAACGAGCGCACAGACCCCAAGCGTGCTGCCGTTCTCGTCGTCACCAGCGACCGGGGTATGTGCGGTGGATACAACTCCAACGTCCTCAAGGAGGCCGAGGAGCTGTTCCAGCTGCTGCGCAGCGAGGGCAAGGATCCGGTCATCTACGTGCTCGGATCCAAGGGTCTGGGGTACTACACGTTCCGTGGCCGCGACTTGGGTGGCGCGTGGACCGGGTTCTCCCAGGATCCGGGCTACTCCGACGCCGCCAAGGCGAGCCGGCACCTGGTCGACCTGTTCATGGCAGGATCCGGCTCCGAGGTTCCCGCGCCCAACGGCGAGGGCACCATCGAAGGCGTCGACGAGTTGCACATCGTCTACACCCGTTTCGTGTCGATGCTGACCCAGTCTCCCGAGGTGCGCCGCATGGCTCCCCTCGAGGTGATGGTTTCCGAGGAGCACGTCGAACTCGGCGAGGACATGCTGTCGAACGGCCACGGGTCGAGCAACTCGGAGCCGGTCGCCGGATACAACTTCGAGCCGGAACCCGACAAGTTGCTCGGTGCCCTGCTGCCGAAGTACGTCAGCACCCGCATCTACTCCTCGCTGCTGGATGCTGCGGCGTCGGAGTCGGCTGCCCGTCGTACCGCCATGAAGGCGGCGACGGACAACGCAAACGAACTGGTGAACACGTTGAGCCGTCAGGCAAACCAGGCTCGCCAGGCCCAGATCACCCAGGAAATCAGCGAGATCGTCGGCGGCGCGAATGCGCTTGCCTCGAGCGCAGGAAGTGACTAAGCAATGACCGCAGCAGTAACCGAAAACAACGGGGCAGGCTCGGACTCGTCCGTCGCCGGCCGCGTCGTGCGGGTCATCGGTCCCGTCGTGGACGTTGAATTCCCGCGTGGCGCTATTCCTGAACTGTTCAACGCCCTGCACGCCGAGATCACGCTCCCCTCGGTCGCCAAGACGCTGACCCTCGAGGTCGCGCAGCACCTCGGCGACAACCTGGTGCGCACCGTCTCGATGCAGCCCACCGACGGCCTGATCCGTGGCACCTCGGTGTCCGACACGGGCAAGCCGATCTCGGTTCCCGTCGGTGACGTCGTCAAGGGCCACGTGTTCAACGCGCTGGGCGACTGCCTCGACGCACCCGGCACGGGTCGCGACGGCGAGCAGTGGGGCATCCACCGCAAGCCACCGGCCTTCGACCAGCTCGAGGGCAAGACGGAGATCCTCGAGACCGGTATCAAGGTCATCGACCTCCTCACCCCGTACGTCAAGGGTGGAAAGATCGGTCTGTTCGGTGGCGCCGGTGTCGGCAAGACCGTTCTGATCCAGGAAATGATCACCCGTATCGCCCGCGAGTTCTCCGGAACCTCGGTGTTCGCAGGCGTCGGTGAGCGCACCCGTGAGGGCACCGACCTTCACCTCGAGATGGAAGAGATGGGCGTCCTCCAGGACACCGCCCTCGTCTTCGGCCAGATGGACGAGCCGCCGGGAACGCGTATGCGCGTCGCCCTGTCCGCGCTGACCATGGCGGAGTACTTCCGCGATGTCCAGGGTCAGGACGTTCTGCTGTTCATCGACAACATCTTCCGGTTCACCCAGGCCGGTTCCGAGGTGTCGACCCTGCTCGGTCGTATGCCTTCGGCCGTGGGTTACCAGCCGACCCTGGCTGACGAGATGGGTGAGCTGCAGGAGCGCATCACCTCGACGCGAGGCCGCTCCATCACCTCGCTGCAGGCGATCTACGTGCCCGCCGACGACTACACCGACCCGGCGCCGGCCACGACGTTCGCGCACCTCGATGCCACCACCGAGCTGTCGCGTCCGATTTCGCAGATGGGTATCTACCCCGCTGTGGACCCGCTGACGTCCACCTCCCGCATCCTGGAGCCCGGCATCGTCGGTGCCGAGCACTTCCGGGTCGCCAACGAGGTCAAGCGGATCCTGCAGAAGTACAAGGAACTGCAGGACATCATCGCCATCCTCGGTATGGACGAGCTGCAGGAAGAGGACAAGGTGCTCGTCGGCCGTGCCCGTCGTCTGCAGAAGTTCCTCGGCCAGAACTTCATCGTCGCCGAGAAGTTCACCGGTGAGCCCGGCTCCGTGGTGCCGCTCCGCGACACCATCGAGGCGTTCGACCGCATCTGCAAGGGCGAGTTCGATCACCTGCCCGAGCAGGCGTTCAACAGCTGCGGTGGACTCGACGACGTCGAGGCTGCAGCCAAGAAGATCGCCGGGAAGTAGTCGACGATGGCTGAGATGACCGTGGAACTCGTCGCCGTGGAGCGACGGTTGTGGTCTGGTTCGGCGACTCTCGTCAGTGCACAGACGACCGAAGGCGAGATCGGTGTCATGCCCGGGCATGAGCCGGTTCTCGGACAGCTGGTCGAGGGCGGCGTGGTTGCGATCACGACGGCCGACGGTGAGCGTATCGTCGCTGCTGTGCACGGCGGTTTCCTGTCCGTGACCGCGAAGACAGTCACCATCCTCGCCGAGTCCGCCGACTTGGCCGAGGACATCGATGTGGAAGCGGCCAAGGCCGTGCTCGAAGAGAGCGGAGACGACCTCGAGGCGATTGCTGTCGCCAAGGGCCGGATCCGCGCCGTAGAGCGCGCCTAGGCTGCTCGAGAAAGACCGCGACGGAGCCGACGAACAGTGACAATCGGAATGACTGTGTTGATCATTCTGGTTGTGCTGCTCGCGGCCTTCGTCGCGGTCTTTCTGTATCGGCTTGCAGTACTGCGCCGCGGTGGTACCGCGGCGATCCTCCGGGTGACGCCCGCCCCGGGGGACACCGGCTGGCGCCACGGCGTCATCCGCTACGGCGAGGGTTCTCTCGTCTTCTTCAAATTGTCGAGTCTGCGTCCGGGCCCGGATTCGCGCATCGAGCGCCAGGGCATCGAAGTCGCAGGTCGTCGCAGCCCGGAGGGCTCCGAATTCGACATCATGTCCGAGGAGATCATCATCCTGTCGGTCAAGGACCGCGGGAATTCGTACGAGATCGCACTGGACGGGGGAGCGCTGACCGCGTTCCTCTCCTGGGTCGAATCACGACCGTCCGGCCGATCGGTTCGCGGCCGCCGACTCTGATCAGGCCTTGCCGGCTCCGGGTTTCCAGAGCACGTCGCCCTCGGGGTTCGCCAGCCTGCTCATGATGAACAGCAGATCCGACAGCCGGTTGAGATACTTCGCCGGCAGCGCGTTGGTGTTCTCGGGATTCGCATCGACGGCGGCCCACGCCGACCGTTCGGCGCGCCGCGTCACGGTCCGCGCCACATGTAGCAGCGCTCCCAGGGCGGTCCCGCCGGGAAGAATGAACGAGTTCAACGGTTCCAGACGCTCGTTCAGTCGGTCGCACCACGCTTCGAGACGATCGACGTACTCGGCGGTGATGCGCAGCGGCGGATACTTGGGTTCGATCTCCACCGGGGTCGAGAGATCGGCGCCGGCGTCGAACAGGTCGTTCTGGATCTGCCGCAGGATCGACCGGATCTCCTCCGGAGGGGCACCGAGCGCCACCGCGACACCGATCGAGGCGTTGGCTTCGTCGCAGTCGGCGTAGGCAATCAGCCGCGGATCGTTCTTCGACACACGGGAGAAATCGCTGAGTCCGGTGGTCCCGTCGTCGCCGGTCCGGGTATAGATCTTGGTGAGGTGTACGGCCATAGCGTTACGGTACCGGCCTCCGGGGTCGGCCTCTCTGGCTCTAGGCTGTGCTCTGTGAGCGAACGCTTCCTTGTCACCGGCGGTAACCGCCTCGTAGGTGAAGTGTCTGTCGGGGGCGCGAAGAACAGCGTTCTCAAGCTGATGGCGGCGGCGCTGTTGGCTGAGGGCACGACAACCGTCACCAATTGTCCGGACATCCTGGACGTCCCCTTGATGGCTGACGTCCTGCGGGGCCTCGGGTGCGAGGTGGACCTCGACGACTCCGTCGTCCGGATCACTACACCCGCCGAGCCCAAACATCACGCCGATTTCGCGGCGGTACGGCAGTTCCGCGCGTCGGTGTGCGTACTGGGACCGTTGGTCGCGCGCTGCAGGCGCGCCGTGGTGGCACTTCCCGGTGGCGATGCAATCGGCTCGCGGCCCCTCGACATGCACCAGTCGGGGCTGCGGTTGCTCGGCGCGCACAGCACGATCGAACACGGGTGCGTCGTTGCCCAGGCAGACGATCTGCACGGTGCGAACATCCGGCTCGCCTTTCCGTCCGTAGGAGCCACCGAGAACATCTTGATGGCCGCCGTGCTCGCCAAGGGCGAGACAGTGATCGACAACGCCGCCCGGGAACCCGAGATCGTCGACCTGTGCAACATGCTGAATCAGATGGGCGCCAAGGTCCGGGGCGCCGGCACGTCCACGTTGACGATCCAGGGCGTCGCCAAACTCGAGCCGACGACGCACCGCGTCATCGGGGACCGCATCGTGGCAGCGACATGGGGGATCGCGGCGTCGATGACCCGCGGTGACGTGCGCGTTCGCGGGGTCAATCCGAAGCATCTCGGGCTGGTCCTCGACAAACTGCGCGTGGCCGGCGCCGACGTCACGGCCGAATCCGACGGCTTCCGGGTGGTCCAGGAGGCACGGCCGACCGCCGTCAACTTCGCGACGCTGCCGTATCCGGGATTCCCCACCGACCTGCAGCCGATGGCCATCGGCCTCGCCGCGGTCGCGGAGGGAACATCGATGATCACCGAGAACGTCTTCGAGGCGCGGTTCCGCTTCGTCGAGGAGATGATCCGGTTGGGCGCCGACGCACGGACGGACGGCCACCACGCGGTGATCCGGGGAATCGCGCAGTTGTCGAGTGCGCCGGTGTGGTCGTCGGACATCCGGGCCGGCGCGGGCCTCGTGCTCGCTGGGCTCGTCGCGGACGGGGTGACCGAAGTGCACGACGTTTTCCACATCGACCGCGGGTATCCCCGTTTCGTCGAGATCCTCCAGGATCTCGGTGGACAGATCGAAAGGGTCGACAGCGTTCCTGTGTCGTAGCGATGAGTCCGGCGTCACAGTCGCCGGTTGAGCGTTCCCGGGGACGATCCGGGCCGGCTCACCGGTTGTGACCAGCGGTAACTCGGAACGCAAACGTCGCGACCTGGCGATTTGGTAAGCCGTTTCCCGTCGCGTAACTTATTCCAGGTCAGAGCGACACGGACACCGACCCCGGCCGGAAGGCGGGGGACACGAGGTTGGACGCAGGCGCCTGGCGAATCGGAAGTTCACCGTCGTGTACGGTGGTGCTTCATCCCCGATCTGATTCCGGTCAGCATCTCGGCTTGCGCCGGTGAAGCTGGTAGGATAAGATGGAACGGTTGCCCCGGAGCGGCCGAAGTTGATTCTTCGGTGGTGATGGTGTGTGCGTGTTCTTTGAGAACTCAACAGTGTGTCGATGAATGTCAGTGCCAATTGTTTTGGTACTCCGCATCACGGATGATCGGCTGGGCCTTGGGGTTTGGTTGTGAGTGGTGGTGTGGGTATTGCTGGCTCTTCTCCTTCTTCCGTCGGTGGGGGGTCAGTGTTTTTTGAAATGCTAGTTTGAGTTTTTTTGCTAGTGATTTGGCTCGATGTCTATGACTGATTGAGGTTCGCCTCTTTCTAGAGTCTTCAACGG
It includes:
- the atpB gene encoding F0F1 ATP synthase subunit A; its protein translation is MNVAAEEFHAPSLNDFFPPAVLFEGTPFELDRLMLVRILLSALMMLFFVIAMRSPKLIPRGVQNIGEIALDFVRINIAEEILGKEQGKRFLPVITTIFFLVLASNLGSIIPFINISPNARIGMPLVLAALAYIVFNYVGIKKYGFFKYVKSSIVVPGVPLPLHFLLVPIEFISTFVLRPFTLMVRLMANMLAGHILLVLFFSATQYFFFISGGFQAVFGVASLAAGIAFTFFELLVIFLQAYVFALLTSVYIDLALHADSH
- a CDS encoding ATP synthase F0 subunit C, producing MSLAYLAQGAVETTTTAKGYGAIGYGLAAIGPGIGVGIVVGKAIEGMVRQPEMAGQVRTTMFLGIAFTEALALIGLVAGFIF
- a CDS encoding F0F1 ATP synthase subunit B, yielding MAANIALLAAEEESHNPLLPATYDIVWSIVCLVIVGFVFWKYVLPMFQKVLAERTEQIDGGIKRAEEAQAEAKAALEQYRAQLAEARTEAAQIREDARTQGQQIIAEMKAQAQEESDRIVAAGHNQLVAQRQQIVTELRADLGRTAVDLAEKLIGESLADEVKRAGTVDRFLNELDSIGANSAAGK
- a CDS encoding F0F1 ATP synthase subunit delta, with the translated sequence MYAASREALTQTRAALSSALGSVSAGAATAAAAQIGAELFSVVEILDEQRTLRSALSDTSTPGSVREGLAEQVFGSKVSAETLAVLKVAVGQDWSATSDLLNSLVLLGRESLLRAAADQQQLDTVEDELFRLGRIVAGDPELEQALSDRSVSAKGKRELLSKLLYGKVTAVAEALATQAVGRLKNSAPADAFDELSNLAAAQRKAVVAKVRSAAPLSSEQSDRLTATLTRTYGKPVTVHVEVDPELLSGLVVRVGDEVIDGSGAGRLAALRKSLK
- the atpA gene encoding F0F1 ATP synthase subunit alpha, yielding MAELTISSDEIRSAIENYTASYSPEASREEVGVVTDTSDGIAHVSGLPSAMANELLEFPGGILGVALNLDATEIGAVILGDYENIQEGQEVKRTGDVLSVPVGDAFLGRVINPLGQPIDGLGEIESSETRALELQAASVLERQPVEEPLQTGIKAIDAMTPIGRGQRQLVIGDRKTGKTAVCIDAILNQKANWETGDEKQQVRCIYVAIGQKGSTIAGVKAALEEQGAMEYTTIVAAPASDSAGFKWLAPYTGSAIGQHWMYQGKHVLVVFDDLTKQAEAYRAISLLLRRPPGREAYPGDVFYLHSRLLERSAKLSDALGGGSLTALPIIETKANDVSAYIPTNVISITDGQVFLESDLFNKGVRPAINVGISVSRVGGAAQTKGMKKVSGSLRLELAQFRELEAFSAFASDLDAASKAQLERGARLVELLKQDQYSPIPVEDQIVSIYLAGEGVFDSVPVGDVRRFEAELLDELHRTASGVYESIKGGKALDADNAKALVEATDKFKETFLASDGSRVVNEAEAEALDAGEVGHEQINVKRTTVSK
- a CDS encoding F0F1 ATP synthase subunit gamma, whose amino-acid sequence is MASILELRSRIKSVNSTKKITKAQELIATSRITKAQSRVAAAKPYAEEITKVLSELASASASLDHPLLNERTDPKRAAVLVVTSDRGMCGGYNSNVLKEAEELFQLLRSEGKDPVIYVLGSKGLGYYTFRGRDLGGAWTGFSQDPGYSDAAKASRHLVDLFMAGSGSEVPAPNGEGTIEGVDELHIVYTRFVSMLTQSPEVRRMAPLEVMVSEEHVELGEDMLSNGHGSSNSEPVAGYNFEPEPDKLLGALLPKYVSTRIYSSLLDAAASESAARRTAMKAATDNANELVNTLSRQANQARQAQITQEISEIVGGANALASSAGSD
- the atpD gene encoding F0F1 ATP synthase subunit beta, which produces MTAAVTENNGAGSDSSVAGRVVRVIGPVVDVEFPRGAIPELFNALHAEITLPSVAKTLTLEVAQHLGDNLVRTVSMQPTDGLIRGTSVSDTGKPISVPVGDVVKGHVFNALGDCLDAPGTGRDGEQWGIHRKPPAFDQLEGKTEILETGIKVIDLLTPYVKGGKIGLFGGAGVGKTVLIQEMITRIAREFSGTSVFAGVGERTREGTDLHLEMEEMGVLQDTALVFGQMDEPPGTRMRVALSALTMAEYFRDVQGQDVLLFIDNIFRFTQAGSEVSTLLGRMPSAVGYQPTLADEMGELQERITSTRGRSITSLQAIYVPADDYTDPAPATTFAHLDATTELSRPISQMGIYPAVDPLTSTSRILEPGIVGAEHFRVANEVKRILQKYKELQDIIAILGMDELQEEDKVLVGRARRLQKFLGQNFIVAEKFTGEPGSVVPLRDTIEAFDRICKGEFDHLPEQAFNSCGGLDDVEAAAKKIAGK
- a CDS encoding F0F1 ATP synthase subunit epsilon; its protein translation is MAEMTVELVAVERRLWSGSATLVSAQTTEGEIGVMPGHEPVLGQLVEGGVVAITTADGERIVAAVHGGFLSVTAKTVTILAESADLAEDIDVEAAKAVLEESGDDLEAIAVAKGRIRAVERA
- a CDS encoding DUF2550 domain-containing protein translates to MTVLIILVVLLAAFVAVFLYRLAVLRRGGTAAILRVTPAPGDTGWRHGVIRYGEGSLVFFKLSSLRPGPDSRIERQGIEVAGRRSPEGSEFDIMSEEIIILSVKDRGNSYEIALDGGALTAFLSWVESRPSGRSVRGRRL
- a CDS encoding cob(I)yrinic acid a,c-diamide adenosyltransferase produces the protein MAVHLTKIYTRTGDDGTTGLSDFSRVSKNDPRLIAYADCDEANASIGVAVALGAPPEEIRSILRQIQNDLFDAGADLSTPVEIEPKYPPLRITAEYVDRLEAWCDRLNERLEPLNSFILPGGTALGALLHVARTVTRRAERSAWAAVDANPENTNALPAKYLNRLSDLLFIMSRLANPEGDVLWKPGAGKA
- the murA gene encoding UDP-N-acetylglucosamine 1-carboxyvinyltransferase, which produces MSERFLVTGGNRLVGEVSVGGAKNSVLKLMAAALLAEGTTTVTNCPDILDVPLMADVLRGLGCEVDLDDSVVRITTPAEPKHHADFAAVRQFRASVCVLGPLVARCRRAVVALPGGDAIGSRPLDMHQSGLRLLGAHSTIEHGCVVAQADDLHGANIRLAFPSVGATENILMAAVLAKGETVIDNAAREPEIVDLCNMLNQMGAKVRGAGTSTLTIQGVAKLEPTTHRVIGDRIVAATWGIAASMTRGDVRVRGVNPKHLGLVLDKLRVAGADVTAESDGFRVVQEARPTAVNFATLPYPGFPTDLQPMAIGLAAVAEGTSMITENVFEARFRFVEEMIRLGADARTDGHHAVIRGIAQLSSAPVWSSDIRAGAGLVLAGLVADGVTEVHDVFHIDRGYPRFVEILQDLGGQIERVDSVPVS